One Rhodoluna sp. KAS3 DNA window includes the following coding sequences:
- the pstC gene encoding phosphate ABC transporter permease subunit PstC, which translates to MSQQSNLKIPERRKLNTAPTSLGDKIFFRVASGAANFSIVLVGLILVFLLWQSLPALQGQGIDFIFGSNWDAAAETPVFQIGPMLWGSFLISFLGVILAVPMAIAIAYFIEFMASKAVGRVATTLIDLLAALPSVVLGLWGFAVFTPVAAGWAESLNKAFGWFPLFASDGAGFLASPFIAGWIVAIMIVPIIASISREIFSQIDRDLINAAKGLGGGSYTIFKKVILPTASGGVVGGVLLGLGRALGETVAIFYVLNLVFEINWYEILQQRGGSIASNILARFGEAGPAEISALMASGLVLFVMTLIINSIAAWVVAKAQPWRKN; encoded by the coding sequence ATGTCCCAGCAGTCAAACCTTAAAATTCCGGAGCGCCGTAAGCTCAACACCGCGCCGACCAGTCTTGGCGACAAAATCTTCTTTCGAGTGGCTTCCGGTGCCGCAAACTTTTCGATTGTCCTAGTTGGCCTAATTCTGGTTTTTCTCCTGTGGCAGTCTTTGCCGGCCCTCCAGGGCCAAGGCATCGACTTCATCTTTGGTTCTAACTGGGATGCCGCCGCAGAGACACCGGTTTTCCAAATCGGTCCAATGCTCTGGGGTTCGTTTCTGATTTCCTTTCTCGGCGTCATCCTGGCAGTGCCGATGGCCATAGCGATTGCCTATTTCATCGAATTTATGGCTTCCAAAGCTGTTGGTCGTGTGGCAACAACTTTGATTGATCTGTTGGCAGCCTTGCCTTCTGTGGTTTTGGGCCTTTGGGGTTTTGCAGTCTTTACGCCGGTAGCGGCCGGTTGGGCAGAGTCATTGAACAAGGCTTTTGGATGGTTCCCGCTCTTTGCCTCAGACGGCGCAGGTTTTCTAGCTTCGCCATTTATCGCGGGCTGGATTGTTGCCATCATGATCGTTCCGATCATCGCCTCAATCTCTCGCGAAATTTTTAGCCAGATCGACCGCGATTTGATCAACGCAGCCAAAGGTTTGGGTGGCGGTTCTTACACGATTTTCAAAAAAGTAATCCTGCCAACAGCCTCGGGCGGTGTGGTCGGTGGCGTCCTGTTGGGACTGGGGCGCGCGCTTGGCGAAACCGTGGCAATTTTCTACGTGCTAAACCTCGTCTTCGAAATCAACTGGTACGAGATTCTTCAGCAGCGCGGAGGATCAATCGCATCCAACATCCTTGCGCGATTTGGTGAAGCGGGCCCAGCCGAGATCAGCGCTCTGATGGCATCGGGATTGGTTTTGTTCGTGATGACCCTGATTATCAATTCCATCGCGGCTTGGGTGGTCGCAAAGGCTCAGCCTTGGAGGAAGAACTAA
- a CDS encoding polyribonucleotide nucleotidyltransferase, whose product MEGPEIKATEAVIDNGKYGKRVIRFETGRLAQQAQGAAAVYIDEETMLFSATTASKQPKDQFDFFPLTIDVEERMYAAGRIPGSFFRREGRPSTEAILACRLIDRPLRPSFVDGLRNEIQVVVTVMAIEPDELYDVVAINAASMSTQLAGLPFSGPIGGVRVALIDGQWVAFPKHSQLERAVFNMVVAGRVLVENGVEDVAIMMVEAEASENAMDLIAAGAKAPSEDVVAEGLEAAKPFIKALVKAQADLAAVAAKPTADYPTFLPYTDEVFAAVEAAAGAELAKVYQIADKVERQDADDALKAATKEKLEASLDEAQMAQFSAAYKSVTKKIMRTRVLKEGIRIDGRGLRDIRNLDAEVAVIPRVHGSAIFQRGETQILGVTTLNMLKMEQQIDSLSPVTSKRYMHNYNFPPYSTGEVGRVGTPKRREIGHGALAERALVPVLPKREDFPYAIRQVSEALGSNGSTSMGSVCASTLALLNAGVPLRAPVAGIAMGLISDTVDGKVQYAALTDILGAEDALGDMDFKVAGTRDFVTAIQLDTKLDGIPASVLGGALTQAREARLHILDVMGQAISEPDEMAPTAPRVIAVKIPVDKIGEVIGPKGKMINQIQEDTGADISIEDDGTVYIGATDGPSAEAAKAAVNAIANPHVPEIGERFLGTVVKLATFGAFVSLVPGKDGLLHISELKKLAGKRVENVEDVLEVGQKLQVEITKIDDRGKLSLAPVVEGEDASADEE is encoded by the coding sequence ATGGAAGGTCCAGAAATCAAAGCAACAGAAGCAGTAATCGACAACGGTAAGTACGGCAAGCGCGTTATTCGCTTCGAAACCGGTCGTCTAGCACAGCAGGCACAGGGTGCTGCAGCTGTTTACATCGATGAAGAAACCATGCTGTTCTCGGCTACCACTGCAAGCAAGCAGCCAAAAGACCAGTTTGACTTCTTCCCACTAACCATTGACGTTGAAGAGCGCATGTATGCGGCAGGCCGCATTCCAGGAAGCTTCTTCCGTCGCGAAGGTCGCCCATCAACCGAGGCAATCCTTGCCTGCCGTTTGATCGACCGCCCACTACGCCCATCATTCGTTGATGGTCTGCGTAACGAAATTCAGGTTGTAGTAACCGTTATGGCAATCGAGCCAGACGAGCTTTACGACGTAGTAGCTATCAACGCTGCCTCAATGTCTACTCAGCTTGCAGGCTTGCCATTCTCTGGTCCTATCGGTGGTGTGCGAGTTGCACTTATCGACGGCCAGTGGGTTGCATTCCCTAAGCACTCACAGCTTGAGCGCGCAGTTTTCAATATGGTTGTTGCTGGTCGCGTACTAGTTGAGAACGGCGTCGAAGACGTTGCAATCATGATGGTTGAGGCCGAGGCTTCAGAAAACGCCATGGACCTAATTGCTGCTGGCGCGAAGGCTCCATCAGAGGACGTTGTTGCTGAGGGTCTTGAGGCTGCCAAGCCGTTCATCAAGGCTCTAGTAAAGGCTCAGGCTGACCTAGCTGCTGTTGCTGCAAAGCCAACCGCTGACTACCCAACCTTCTTGCCATACACCGATGAGGTATTTGCTGCCGTTGAGGCTGCTGCAGGTGCCGAGTTGGCCAAGGTCTACCAGATTGCCGACAAGGTTGAGCGCCAGGATGCAGACGATGCACTCAAGGCCGCCACCAAGGAGAAGCTAGAGGCTTCACTTGACGAGGCACAGATGGCTCAGTTCTCGGCTGCCTACAAGTCAGTAACCAAGAAGATCATGCGTACCCGCGTTCTAAAAGAGGGAATCCGCATCGATGGCCGTGGCCTGCGCGACATCCGTAACCTAGACGCAGAGGTAGCAGTTATTCCTCGCGTTCACGGTTCAGCAATCTTCCAGCGTGGAGAGACCCAGATCCTGGGTGTAACCACCTTGAACATGCTGAAGATGGAGCAGCAGATTGACTCGCTAAGCCCAGTCACTTCAAAGCGCTACATGCACAACTACAACTTCCCACCATATTCAACCGGTGAAGTTGGTCGTGTAGGTACTCCAAAGCGTCGCGAAATTGGCCACGGTGCTCTTGCCGAGCGTGCGTTGGTTCCGGTTCTTCCAAAGCGTGAAGACTTCCCATACGCAATCCGTCAGGTTTCTGAGGCCCTTGGCTCAAACGGTTCAACCTCAATGGGTTCTGTCTGTGCATCTACCCTTGCCTTGCTAAACGCAGGTGTGCCTCTTCGTGCACCAGTTGCTGGTATCGCCATGGGTCTAATCTCAGACACCGTAGATGGCAAGGTTCAGTACGCTGCGCTTACCGACATCCTTGGTGCAGAAGACGCCCTTGGTGACATGGACTTCAAGGTTGCCGGTACTCGTGATTTCGTAACTGCTATTCAGCTTGACACCAAGCTGGACGGTATTCCTGCCTCAGTTCTAGGTGGCGCACTTACTCAGGCACGTGAGGCTCGTCTTCACATCCTGGACGTAATGGGCCAGGCAATTTCTGAGCCAGACGAGATGGCTCCAACCGCTCCACGCGTTATCGCAGTGAAGATTCCGGTTGACAAGATTGGTGAAGTCATCGGTCCAAAGGGCAAGATGATCAACCAGATCCAAGAGGACACCGGCGCAGACATCTCAATCGAGGATGACGGTACCGTTTACATTGGCGCAACCGATGGCCCTTCAGCTGAGGCTGCTAAGGCTGCGGTTAACGCGATTGCAAACCCACACGTCCCTGAGATTGGCGAGCGCTTCCTTGGAACTGTTGTGAAGCTAGCTACCTTCGGTGCTTTCGTTTCACTGGTTCCAGGCAAGGATGGCCTATTGCACATCTCTGAGCTAAAGAAGCTAGCTGGCAAGCGCGTTGAGAACGTCGAGGACGTTCTTGAGGTTGGCCAGAAGCTACAGGTTGAAATCACCAAGATCGATGACCGAGGCAAGCTTTCACTTGCTCCAGTTGTTGAGGGTGAAGACGCCTCAGCAGACGAAGAGTAA
- a CDS encoding bifunctional riboflavin kinase/FAD synthetase → MLAIEKISDLPSGFAETAVTIGKFDGIHLGHKKLLSNLVAAADEHMLASVVVTFDRHPDALFKPESAKLPLIGPGQKLVHLEESGVDAVLTLPFDHEFAALSARDFVQQILVDGLHARLVLVGEDFRFGAGGAGTPETLKVLGAEFGFVVRVIGSANIDGVKVSTTRIRELLDQGDVTKAAELLGRNHYSAGVIEHGLKIGRTIGFPTANMTRECEGYLPLDGVYAGWLYADGEKYPAAHSVGINETFQAVPRLVESHVIDRLDLDLYDKFVVLEFVAFIRPAAKFDGVEALVEEIHRDLDKCREILEI, encoded by the coding sequence ATGCTCGCCATCGAAAAAATTTCAGATCTGCCTAGCGGATTTGCCGAAACTGCCGTCACCATCGGAAAGTTTGACGGAATTCACCTGGGTCATAAAAAACTGCTTAGCAATTTGGTGGCCGCCGCCGACGAGCACATGTTGGCCAGCGTTGTGGTTACTTTTGATCGCCACCCAGATGCCCTGTTCAAGCCAGAATCGGCCAAGTTACCACTTATCGGCCCTGGGCAAAAACTGGTGCACCTTGAAGAATCTGGCGTGGATGCTGTTCTTACTCTTCCCTTTGACCATGAATTCGCAGCCTTGTCGGCGCGCGATTTTGTACAGCAAATTTTGGTTGACGGATTACACGCTCGTCTGGTTTTAGTCGGCGAGGATTTTCGGTTTGGTGCCGGGGGAGCCGGCACGCCTGAGACTCTCAAGGTTTTGGGGGCCGAATTCGGTTTCGTGGTTCGAGTCATTGGCAGTGCAAACATCGATGGCGTAAAAGTTTCAACCACACGCATCCGTGAACTCCTAGACCAGGGTGACGTGACCAAAGCTGCTGAGCTGCTTGGTCGCAATCACTACAGCGCGGGTGTCATCGAACACGGATTGAAAATCGGTCGCACCATCGGATTCCCGACAGCAAACATGACTCGCGAGTGCGAGGGCTATTTGCCGCTCGATGGTGTTTACGCAGGGTGGTTGTATGCCGACGGCGAGAAGTATCCGGCTGCCCACTCGGTTGGAATCAATGAGACTTTTCAGGCAGTGCCGCGATTGGTCGAGTCTCATGTAATTGACCGGCTCGACCTAGATCTTTACGACAAGTTTGTAGTCCTTGAGTTCGTTGCTTTCATAAGACCCGCAGCTAAGTTTGATGGCGTTGAGGCGCTAGTCGAAGAAATTCACCGCGACCTCGATAAGTGCCGCGAGATCCTAGAAATCTAG
- the rbfA gene encoding 30S ribosome-binding factor RbfA, translated as MADVARARKLAERIKVLVAEALERAVKDPDLGFVTITDVKVTPDLQHSTIFFTVYGTPAEKARSAEIIEKNRGVIRREVGRQLSIRLVPTIEFVADEIPETAAHMNDLLAAAKARDEEVAKLAADAHWAGEENPYKEPRQIEEDED; from the coding sequence ATGGCAGATGTTGCACGCGCTAGAAAGCTAGCGGAACGCATCAAGGTTTTGGTGGCAGAGGCGCTAGAGCGCGCCGTTAAGGACCCAGATTTGGGCTTTGTCACCATTACCGACGTCAAAGTTACTCCTGACCTTCAGCACTCAACCATCTTCTTCACGGTTTATGGAACACCTGCTGAAAAGGCTCGTAGCGCTGAAATCATCGAAAAGAATCGTGGCGTAATTCGTCGCGAGGTCGGGCGTCAGCTCTCAATTCGGTTGGTTCCAACCATCGAATTCGTAGCCGATGAAATTCCTGAAACCGCTGCACACATGAATGATTTGTTGGCAGCGGCCAAAGCCCGCGATGAAGAAGTGGCCAAATTGGCCGCAGATGCTCACTGGGCTGGCGAAGAGAACCCATATAAAGAACCTCGACAGATTGAAGAGGACGAAGACTAA
- the truB gene encoding tRNA pseudouridine(55) synthase TruB, whose translation MSSGLVLIDKPSGWTSHDVVARLRKLAGTRRVGHAGTLDPMATGLLLIGVNSATKLLTFLVGEDKTYFATIRLGASTITDDKESENLFVADPDDLRALTKEAIESALVNLRGEIQQVPSSVSAIKVNGERAYAKVRSGDEVKLAARPVTIHRFEILGEPRIEEVEGQAFIDIDVVVDCSSGTYIRALARDLGEALKVGGHLTALRRTKIGSYNISQAQVLEGLNPETLQILDISQAAAQQFKSRALSQQDVIDLRHGKRLKAVDEGPEPIAAFDERGKLVSMLTKSGRDLKSLVVFPEGSND comes from the coding sequence ATGTCTTCTGGCCTCGTCCTGATCGACAAGCCTTCGGGCTGGACCAGTCACGACGTTGTTGCCCGCCTAAGAAAATTGGCGGGCACTCGTCGGGTTGGCCACGCCGGCACTCTTGATCCAATGGCAACCGGTTTGTTGCTGATCGGGGTTAATTCGGCAACGAAACTGCTCACCTTTTTAGTCGGTGAAGACAAAACCTACTTCGCGACAATCCGACTCGGTGCCTCGACTATCACTGACGACAAAGAATCTGAAAACCTGTTTGTGGCAGACCCGGATGACTTGCGAGCGCTCACTAAAGAAGCCATCGAGTCGGCGTTAGTGAATTTGCGCGGAGAAATTCAGCAGGTGCCGAGTTCGGTGAGCGCTATCAAGGTAAACGGTGAGCGTGCCTATGCCAAGGTCCGCTCTGGCGATGAAGTGAAGCTCGCCGCCAGGCCCGTCACGATTCACAGATTCGAAATTCTTGGAGAGCCTCGCATCGAAGAGGTTGAGGGCCAAGCGTTCATCGACATCGATGTTGTCGTGGACTGCAGCTCGGGCACATACATCCGGGCACTGGCACGGGATTTGGGCGAAGCTCTCAAAGTCGGCGGCCACCTAACCGCGCTTCGACGAACCAAAATTGGTAGTTACAACATCTCGCAAGCCCAAGTTCTCGAGGGGCTGAACCCCGAAACCCTGCAGATTCTCGACATCTCTCAGGCTGCCGCCCAGCAATTCAAGTCGCGCGCGCTTTCACAGCAAGACGTTATAGACCTGAGGCATGGCAAGCGGCTCAAAGCTGTTGACGAGGGCCCCGAACCGATTGCAGCATTCGACGAGCGCGGAAAACTCGTTTCCATGCTCACGAAGTCCGGTCGAGATCTCAAATCGCTTGTAGTTTTTCCGGAGGGTTCAAATGATTGA
- a CDS encoding substrate-binding domain-containing protein: MFGKLAALAITGVLVASLSGCTPPMPPEILSALAEQEFTCVEGTSVISVPASTTDMAPGWQFAAGDACPGMNFEIQYDDASSADLVFSTSNLDPSLCKSAVEVPFAVDAGVLVYQHSDGNMFNFSPALIAKIFSGEISDWSDPAIAEANMGAVYMAGPITFLDRAYGPALESFNSWMKRLVPDFNSERIQSGPAISAADLFLEEGQIAIVSNSVAMELGLMPAGVINGPDSSVDVIYPDTGSIGSAATQFDIATEPNRLTVAYNSANPALPAPGAEVAQPPYEAVYTAPLHICGEASLAKRAAARFILRQDQQGAMAATYFVPITESIRVSALAVVSEGLTLPSFDPEDYTG; the protein is encoded by the coding sequence ATGTTCGGAAAACTTGCCGCATTAGCCATCACTGGCGTTTTGGTTGCATCGCTATCAGGCTGCACCCCACCAATGCCTCCAGAGATTCTGTCCGCACTGGCTGAGCAAGAATTCACCTGTGTCGAGGGAACATCCGTGATTTCGGTACCGGCATCAACCACCGATATGGCGCCGGGCTGGCAGTTTGCTGCCGGGGATGCCTGCCCAGGTATGAATTTCGAAATCCAATATGACGATGCTTCATCGGCGGATTTGGTTTTTAGCACATCGAATTTGGATCCTTCGCTTTGTAAAAGCGCAGTAGAGGTTCCATTTGCAGTAGATGCTGGCGTTCTGGTTTACCAGCACTCAGACGGCAACATGTTCAACTTCTCACCAGCTTTGATTGCAAAGATTTTCTCGGGCGAAATTTCTGATTGGTCTGACCCTGCCATTGCCGAAGCGAACATGGGCGCTGTTTATATGGCTGGCCCAATCACTTTTCTCGACCGAGCCTACGGTCCGGCTCTCGAATCATTCAATAGCTGGATGAAACGCCTAGTGCCTGATTTCAATTCAGAGCGCATCCAAAGCGGGCCAGCTATCTCGGCTGCCGACCTATTCCTCGAAGAAGGGCAGATCGCTATAGTCTCGAACTCCGTAGCGATGGAGCTTGGTCTGATGCCGGCCGGTGTGATTAACGGCCCAGACTCCTCTGTCGATGTGATTTATCCTGACACCGGTTCAATTGGCTCTGCAGCAACGCAGTTTGACATCGCCACTGAACCAAATCGCCTAACCGTTGCCTACAACAGCGCCAACCCTGCTTTGCCTGCACCCGGTGCAGAGGTTGCGCAACCACCGTATGAAGCTGTTTACACAGCACCTTTGCACATTTGTGGCGAGGCATCTTTGGCCAAGAGGGCAGCAGCACGATTTATTCTTCGTCAGGACCAGCAGGGTGCAATGGCGGCTACCTATTTTGTTCCGATCACAGAATCCATCCGCGTGTCAGCTCTTGCTGTGGTCTCCGAGGGTTTGACTCTGCCGTCATTTGATCCCGAGGACTACACCGGCTAA
- the rpsO gene encoding 30S ribosomal protein S15 — MALDAAVKTAIINEYATHPGDTGSPEVQVAVLTKRIKDLTEHLKEHKHDHHSRRGLLILVGQRRRLLGYLQGVDIARYRALIERLGLRR; from the coding sequence ATGGCACTAGACGCAGCAGTGAAAACTGCAATCATCAACGAGTACGCAACTCACCCAGGCGACACTGGTTCTCCAGAGGTTCAGGTTGCTGTGCTAACCAAGCGCATCAAGGACCTAACTGAGCACCTAAAGGAGCACAAGCACGACCACCACTCACGCCGTGGTCTGTTAATCCTTGTTGGTCAGCGCCGCCGCCTACTCGGCTACCTACAGGGTGTCGACATTGCTCGCTACCGTGCACTAATCGAGCGCCTAGGACTTCGTCGCTAA
- a CDS encoding DUF805 domain-containing protein — translation MTFAGAIKVCLTKFADFRGVATRREYWYFVLFTVLVSLVLSTVDGLIFPPVTTAQDAFLASLEANPETLDASLLNAALMESWNATPISNFVGFILGIPLLAALVRRMRDAGFSAWWMLLSWVPLLTFIFSLLPTKTAEQGNTRIRTGN, via the coding sequence ATGACATTTGCCGGCGCTATCAAAGTTTGCCTGACTAAATTTGCCGATTTCCGCGGGGTAGCTACTCGCCGCGAGTACTGGTATTTCGTGCTCTTCACCGTGCTGGTCAGTCTGGTTCTCAGCACAGTAGATGGACTGATCTTCCCGCCGGTGACTACAGCTCAGGATGCATTCCTTGCTTCACTTGAGGCCAACCCAGAAACCCTCGACGCATCGTTGCTAAATGCGGCTCTCATGGAGAGTTGGAATGCAACGCCAATCAGTAACTTCGTCGGCTTCATTCTCGGCATTCCGTTGCTGGCAGCTCTGGTAAGACGCATGCGCGATGCGGGCTTCAGCGCCTGGTGGATGCTCCTTTCATGGGTTCCGCTACTAACTTTCATCTTCTCGTTGTTGCCAACCAAAACCGCAGAGCAGGGCAATACCAGGATTAGGACTGGCAACTAA
- the pstA gene encoding phosphate ABC transporter permease PstA yields MTNYVPEALPRPANAAPWAKVDPKNTLRIALASILPAATAGLLAIAFGWQFEFTLLAVFLPLQLVAGLWLGTVTAGKRGRGDALLVIFTVFFSALVLVLLMSVLWSVVSNGAAAMSWQFFTQNNVYVSANTSLEYGGVGHSILGTVLIVGLATVVTVPLGILIAVYLTETRGKTRGLIRTLIQAMSGLPSVVSGLFVYAAFIVTGITQYAGWAGSLALLPLMLPTVSRIAEESLRLVPADLRSAAVGLGAPNYRAFLQVVMPAAKSGLVTAILLGIARIIGETAPLVLTTFAAATTSVNIFNGPMSTLPTYLYGFISDPSIQSAQRAWGAALVMLILVGVLFTAARVMTRSRVGKKTKKNGK; encoded by the coding sequence ATGACGAATTACGTACCTGAGGCACTTCCTAGACCGGCTAACGCAGCACCCTGGGCAAAGGTTGATCCCAAAAATACGCTGAGAATTGCGCTGGCCTCGATTTTGCCGGCAGCAACGGCAGGTCTATTGGCTATCGCTTTCGGTTGGCAGTTTGAGTTCACGCTCTTGGCCGTATTTTTGCCTCTTCAACTTGTAGCGGGGCTTTGGCTCGGTACCGTAACCGCCGGAAAACGCGGTCGCGGAGATGCTCTCCTCGTAATCTTCACGGTATTTTTCTCAGCTCTAGTCCTGGTACTTCTAATGTCAGTTCTGTGGTCGGTTGTTTCAAACGGTGCAGCAGCTATGAGTTGGCAGTTCTTTACCCAGAACAACGTTTATGTGTCGGCAAACACTTCGCTTGAGTATGGCGGCGTGGGGCACTCAATCCTCGGTACCGTCCTGATTGTCGGGCTTGCAACAGTGGTCACGGTTCCTCTTGGTATCTTGATTGCTGTTTATCTGACGGAAACCCGTGGCAAAACTCGCGGACTGATTCGCACGCTAATTCAGGCGATGTCAGGATTGCCTTCCGTGGTTTCAGGCTTGTTCGTTTACGCAGCCTTCATCGTCACCGGCATTACTCAGTACGCCGGCTGGGCAGGCTCGCTTGCGTTGCTGCCCCTGATGCTACCTACGGTGAGCCGCATCGCAGAAGAGTCTCTAAGACTGGTGCCAGCAGACCTAAGAAGCGCTGCAGTGGGCCTTGGTGCGCCTAACTACCGAGCTTTTCTTCAGGTCGTTATGCCGGCAGCAAAGAGCGGCTTAGTGACCGCAATTCTTCTGGGCATTGCCCGAATCATCGGTGAAACTGCACCACTTGTCCTCACAACATTCGCTGCAGCTACGACCTCGGTAAACATCTTCAACGGTCCAATGTCGACCCTTCCTACATATCTTTACGGATTCATCTCTGACCCTTCAATCCAGAGTGCGCAGCGCGCTTGGGGTGCCGCCTTGGTCATGTTGATTCTGGTGGGCGTCCTATTTACAGCTGCCCGAGTGATGACTCGCTCACGGGTCGGCAAAAAAACAAAAAAGAATGGAAAGTAA
- the pstB gene encoding phosphate ABC transporter ATP-binding protein PstB has translation MASEILNDTVLYSKDVNVWFGDRHVLSNVNLEFPTNQVTALIGPSGCGKSTFLRTLNRMHELIPSAGFAGEIFLDGEDIYADKVDPVSVRLKVGMVFQKPNPFPTMSIRDNILSGLRLSGRKIEAGDELVETSLRRASIWNEVKDRLGDAAVSLSGGQQQRLCIARSLAMNPEVLLMDEPCSALDPGSTRRIEETIQELSESMTIVIVTHNMQQAQRVSDQTAFFLSEDGRPGHVVEFGKTESVFNQPIDPRTNDYVNGHFG, from the coding sequence ATGGCTTCTGAAATTCTGAACGACACTGTTCTGTACTCAAAGGATGTCAACGTCTGGTTCGGCGATCGCCACGTTCTAAGTAACGTAAATCTAGAGTTTCCAACCAACCAGGTAACGGCGCTGATTGGCCCGTCGGGTTGCGGCAAGTCAACTTTCCTTCGCACTCTAAACCGCATGCACGAGCTGATCCCGTCAGCGGGCTTTGCCGGAGAGATTTTTCTTGATGGCGAGGACATCTATGCCGACAAGGTTGATCCGGTTAGTGTTCGCCTCAAAGTAGGTATGGTCTTCCAAAAACCAAACCCGTTCCCAACCATGTCAATCCGAGACAACATTTTGTCGGGCCTCAGACTTTCTGGCCGCAAGATTGAGGCTGGCGATGAGCTGGTCGAAACCTCACTTCGTCGCGCATCGATTTGGAACGAAGTTAAGGACCGTCTCGGCGATGCAGCTGTCTCACTGTCAGGTGGTCAGCAGCAGCGTCTATGCATCGCCCGATCCCTCGCGATGAACCCAGAAGTTCTCTTGATGGATGAGCCATGTTCGGCTCTGGACCCAGGTTCAACCCGTCGCATCGAGGAAACCATTCAGGAGCTTTCCGAGTCAATGACAATCGTCATTGTTACCCACAACATGCAGCAGGCTCAGCGAGTATCGGACCAAACCGCGTTCTTTCTATCTGAAGACGGTCGCCCAGGTCACGTGGTTGAGTTTGGCAAAACCGAGAGTGTTTTCAATCAGCCAATCGACCCGCGGACCAACGATTACGTAAACGGGCACTTCGGCTAG
- a CDS encoding substrate-binding domain-containing protein, with protein MFRKATGALAAIALVASLATASAPATAAGVSITGEGSSFAGTALIAAQSKFNAKGGAQVNYTKSSSSKGRANVAAGTVDFGASDITYVAAGATAPANTVLTPLLGGPIAIVYNLPSVGKGLRLDPATLGAIFSGRITMWNHANIKKLNPTKSLPAKAISVRFRAAGSGTTANLTQYLAGNKVTGWTANNGDFTKASGAASVVGVSVPSSADMVTAVDNTSYTIGYVDLADAAGKGLVYASIKNPAGQYVLPTATAAKSFLAAQTVPTDGSVKINFLKKISGAYNLSAFAYGIASSNYADASKGAAVKAFFTYVVSNAVPTGYVALSGAAKTAALKQIAKIK; from the coding sequence ATGTTTCGCAAGGCAACTGGCGCTCTAGCCGCCATCGCTCTAGTGGCCTCTCTAGCCACTGCTTCTGCTCCTGCAACCGCAGCCGGAGTATCAATCACCGGTGAAGGTTCATCTTTCGCTGGAACCGCACTTATCGCAGCCCAGAGCAAGTTCAACGCCAAGGGCGGCGCCCAGGTTAACTACACCAAGTCATCTTCAAGCAAGGGACGCGCAAACGTTGCTGCCGGAACCGTTGACTTCGGTGCTTCAGACATCACTTACGTTGCTGCTGGCGCAACTGCTCCTGCCAACACTGTCTTGACCCCACTACTTGGTGGTCCAATCGCTATCGTTTACAACCTGCCTTCAGTTGGTAAGGGTCTGCGCCTTGACCCAGCAACCTTGGGTGCAATCTTCTCTGGTCGCATCACCATGTGGAACCACGCAAACATCAAGAAGCTGAACCCAACCAAGTCATTGCCTGCAAAGGCAATCTCAGTTCGCTTCCGCGCAGCTGGCTCAGGCACCACCGCAAACTTGACCCAGTACCTAGCCGGTAACAAGGTCACCGGTTGGACTGCAAACAACGGTGACTTCACCAAGGCTTCAGGCGCAGCGTCTGTCGTTGGTGTTTCAGTGCCGTCATCAGCTGACATGGTTACCGCTGTAGACAACACCTCTTACACCATCGGTTACGTTGACCTAGCTGATGCTGCTGGCAAGGGCCTTGTTTACGCCTCAATCAAGAACCCAGCCGGTCAGTACGTTCTTCCTACCGCAACTGCTGCTAAGTCATTCTTGGCTGCACAGACCGTACCTACCGATGGCTCAGTAAAGATCAACTTCTTGAAGAAGATCAGCGGTGCCTACAACCTAAGTGCTTTTGCTTACGGCATCGCGTCATCAAACTACGCTGACGCATCGAAGGGTGCCGCAGTCAAGGCGTTCTTCACGTACGTAGTAAGCAACGCAGTTCCTACCGGTTACGTTGCCCTATCAGGTGCAGCCAAGACCGCTGCTCTAAAGCAGATTGCAAAAATCAAGTAA